In one Haemophilus parainfluenzae genomic region, the following are encoded:
- the cpxA gene encoding envelope stress sensor histidine kinase CpxA: MLIKKFSLNQLTIRTFTVFWLAFFAMTALLVALPYFDSRLYSDLNQNEISSYQKKLVESIRNNRITGILAGVPVLPTDKFDSARPVIMTPEKEIFGALGEERMHIAQFAQESSNFAQPQRKTFKDIQIAGPFKVYIGDSDQASELFFVSRANGQQEILRYMLDHPWVLLLLTLIITTPLLWWFTHTIVKPITNLQKAANSVALGNFKVDNELVNHGPAELREVGQSFNKMSIAIDNLISNQHNLLSSISHELKTPLTRLQLSTALVRHQTGDIEPVKRIEKEIQRMDKMISELLLISRQQMHSQMEHNLFPINQLWDDVIKDALFEAEQRKIACDVNISILHPEKHMIYGNLSLLTSAIENIIRNALKYTKDRIFLTIDLHKNEQDDNCLQIRVDDNGLGLPPEEFDKIFKPFYRVDETRTRATGGTGLGLTIVYNVVNEHNGKVWAESSNLGGLAVTIQLPLWKQH; encoded by the coding sequence ATGCTTATCAAGAAATTCAGCTTAAATCAGCTCACGATACGCACATTTACTGTTTTTTGGTTGGCATTCTTTGCCATGACCGCACTTTTGGTCGCACTCCCTTATTTTGATAGCCGCTTATATTCTGACTTGAATCAAAACGAAATATCGAGCTATCAAAAGAAACTCGTTGAATCCATTCGTAACAATAGAATCACCGGTATCCTCGCTGGCGTACCAGTGCTTCCAACCGATAAATTTGACTCTGCTCGTCCTGTCATCATGACGCCGGAAAAAGAAATTTTTGGTGCTTTAGGCGAAGAAAGAATGCATATTGCTCAGTTCGCCCAAGAGTCAAGTAACTTTGCCCAACCACAACGTAAAACCTTTAAAGATATTCAAATTGCAGGCCCCTTTAAAGTCTATATTGGTGATTCCGACCAAGCCTCCGAATTATTCTTTGTGTCTAGAGCAAATGGTCAACAAGAAATTTTACGATATATGCTTGACCACCCTTGGGTCTTATTGCTCTTGACCTTAATTATTACAACCCCTTTACTTTGGTGGTTTACTCATACTATCGTCAAACCAATTACCAATTTACAAAAGGCGGCTAATAGCGTGGCGTTAGGAAACTTTAAGGTTGATAATGAATTAGTGAATCATGGTCCAGCAGAATTACGAGAAGTAGGACAAAGCTTTAACAAGATGTCGATTGCGATTGATAATCTGATTTCAAACCAACACAATCTACTTTCATCTATTTCTCATGAATTAAAAACACCGTTGACGCGTTTGCAACTTTCCACTGCTCTGGTTCGTCATCAAACAGGGGATATTGAACCAGTTAAACGCATTGAGAAAGAAATACAACGAATGGATAAAATGATCAGCGAGTTGTTACTCATTTCTCGCCAACAAATGCATTCTCAAATGGAGCATAATTTATTTCCTATTAATCAGCTTTGGGATGATGTGATCAAAGATGCCTTATTTGAAGCTGAGCAGCGCAAGATCGCCTGCGATGTCAATATTTCTATTTTACATCCTGAAAAACATATGATTTACGGCAACCTAAGCTTGCTTACCAGTGCGATTGAAAATATTATTCGAAATGCACTGAAATATACGAAAGATCGTATTTTCTTAACCATTGATTTACATAAAAATGAGCAGGATGATAATTGCCTACAAATTCGAGTAGATGATAATGGCTTAGGCCTACCACCAGAAGAGTTTGATAAAATCTTTAAGCCATTCTATCGAGTCGATGAAACTAGAACTCGAGCCACTGGCGGAACAGGATTAGGTTTAACGATTGTCTATAATGTTGTAAATGAGCACAATGGAAAAGTATGGGCTGAATCCAGCAATTTAGGCGGACTTGCCGTCACGATTCAACTTCCATTATGGAAACAACATTAA
- a CDS encoding response regulator produces MSKILLVDDDIELTDLLAEVLRLTGFEVEVANNGQEALDKLNASHQLVLLDIMMPVLNGIETLKKIRQTSNVPVMMLTARGEEIDRVLGLELGADDYLPKPFNDRELVARIKAILRRATPAEKENTQNSTALSSEENTLEFCGLVLHSGLQQASYNGQDLGLTGSEFALLHKLVLRPGQIVSREELSMNVLGKHLSPFDRSIDMHMSNLRKKLPERDNGLPWLKTLRGRGYLLVCE; encoded by the coding sequence ATGTCAAAGATTCTATTAGTTGATGATGATATTGAACTAACAGATTTACTTGCTGAAGTTTTACGACTGACTGGTTTTGAAGTTGAAGTTGCCAATAATGGTCAAGAAGCGTTAGACAAGCTAAATGCAAGCCACCAGTTAGTTTTATTAGATATCATGATGCCTGTATTAAACGGCATTGAAACACTCAAGAAAATTCGCCAAACATCAAATGTCCCTGTGATGATGCTTACCGCACGTGGTGAAGAGATCGATCGTGTTCTTGGGTTAGAACTCGGCGCCGATGACTATTTACCAAAACCATTTAACGATCGTGAACTGGTTGCTCGTATTAAAGCCATTTTACGTCGTGCTACACCAGCAGAAAAAGAAAATACACAAAATTCGACCGCACTTTCATCAGAAGAAAATACATTAGAATTCTGTGGTTTAGTGCTTCATTCTGGTCTTCAACAAGCTTCTTATAACGGTCAAGATCTTGGTCTAACCGGCTCTGAATTTGCTCTACTTCATAAACTGGTACTTCGCCCTGGACAAATTGTCTCTCGCGAAGAATTAAGCATGAATGTACTTGGCAAACACCTTTCTCCTTTTGATCGCTCGATTGATATGCATATGTCAAATTTGCGCAAAAAACTCCCAGAAAGAGACAATGGCTTACCATGGCTGAAAACGCTACGTGGTCGTGGTTACTTGTTGGTTTGTGAATAA
- the bamE gene encoding outer membrane protein assembly factor BamE: MQLRTFLGAVVLALSLTSCSTVQKVVYRIDVPQGNYLEAATVAQVKPGMTAQQVQYLLGTPVLIDPYSNLTWYYVFLQQHSYQKPEQHTFTVKFDQNGLVSSAELDKPLPEVAKQDENNTIISTPENADKKSWWKFW, from the coding sequence ATGCAATTAAGAACATTTTTAGGTGCAGTTGTTTTAGCATTAAGTTTAACTTCTTGTTCAACAGTGCAAAAAGTCGTCTATCGTATTGATGTTCCACAAGGTAACTATTTAGAAGCAGCGACTGTGGCGCAAGTTAAACCAGGCATGACCGCACAACAAGTACAATATCTGCTTGGCACACCAGTTTTAATCGATCCTTATAGTAACCTAACTTGGTATTACGTCTTCTTACAACAACACTCTTACCAAAAACCTGAACAACACACGTTTACGGTGAAATTCGATCAAAACGGCTTAGTAAGCAGTGCAGAATTAGATAAGCCATTACCTGAAGTGGCAAAACAAGACGAAAATAATACTATTATCAGCACACCTGAAAACGCAGATAAGAAAAGCTGGTGGAAATTCTGGTAA
- the yejK gene encoding nucleoid-associated protein YejK — protein MSITVNQIVLHQLVKHTENETTTMESVLRDELLTITPEVEQMMLQLHQGYQNKGKAFGVFQENSIFAQDLNRLLENEINFLNFSQQSTKLLAQELGKYNFADSGTLILCQYNFLATDYLFIALLDSRISMLVDENLEIRRTEYLDITQFDIAARINLTDLQINANSNRYLTFIKGRVGRKISDFFMDFLGAEEGLNPQVQNQCLLQAVSDYCEQGELNKEQTQAVKKQVFEYCKGQLANGDEIALTELSANLPTLNERPFVTFTEEQDYGLEETIPPVRSALKTLTKFSGSGKGVTLSFDADLLNNRIEWDPLTDTLTIKGIPPNLKDQLQKALKCDN, from the coding sequence ATGAGCATTACGGTTAATCAAATCGTGCTACATCAATTAGTTAAGCACACTGAAAATGAAACCACTACCATGGAAAGCGTGTTGCGTGATGAACTTCTGACCATTACGCCGGAAGTCGAACAAATGATGTTGCAATTACATCAAGGTTATCAAAATAAAGGCAAAGCATTTGGTGTCTTCCAAGAGAATTCCATTTTTGCACAAGATCTGAATCGTTTATTAGAAAATGAAATCAACTTTTTAAATTTCAGCCAACAATCCACAAAATTATTAGCGCAAGAGCTAGGTAAATATAATTTTGCAGACAGCGGTACGCTTATCCTATGCCAATATAACTTTTTAGCGACGGATTACCTATTTATCGCACTATTAGATAGTCGTATCAGCATGTTAGTTGACGAAAATCTTGAAATTCGCCGTACGGAATACTTAGATATTACACAATTTGATATTGCGGCACGTATCAACTTAACGGATTTACAAATAAACGCAAACTCAAACCGTTATCTCACCTTCATTAAAGGTCGTGTTGGCCGTAAAATTAGTGACTTCTTTATGGATTTCTTAGGTGCAGAAGAAGGTTTAAATCCACAAGTTCAAAACCAATGCCTATTACAAGCAGTCAGTGACTACTGTGAACAAGGTGAATTGAACAAAGAACAAACTCAAGCAGTGAAAAAACAGGTATTTGAATACTGTAAAGGTCAATTAGCAAACGGCGATGAAATTGCCTTAACTGAACTTTCAGCGAATTTGCCGACTCTAAACGAACGCCCTTTTGTCACCTTTACAGAAGAGCAAGATTACGGCTTGGAGGAAACCATTCCACCAGTACGTTCAGCCTTAAAAACATTAACGAAATTTTCGGGTTCTGGTAAAGGTGTGACATTAAGTTTTGATGCGGATTTATTGAATAACCGTATTGAATGGGATCCACTCACAGATACTTTAACAATCAAAGGGATACCACCAAATCTGAAAGATCAACTTCAAAAAGCATTAAAATGCGATAATTAA
- a CDS encoding YejL family protein, with the protein MAQHSKYSDGQVNAIINDMISVLETHKAPVDLSLIALGNMASNLLTTSVPAAQREALAQAFANSLMNSVKIK; encoded by the coding sequence ATGGCTCAACATTCAAAGTATTCCGATGGGCAAGTTAATGCCATCATTAACGATATGATTAGCGTGCTTGAAACTCACAAAGCACCCGTTGATCTTTCTCTTATCGCTTTAGGTAATATGGCTAGTAATTTATTAACCACTAGCGTGCCAGCCGCACAGCGTGAAGCTTTAGCTCAAGCCTTTGCCAACTCTTTAATGAATTCGGTAAAAATAAAATAA
- a CDS encoding DUF3413 domain-containing protein, with amino-acid sequence MFWFKKSKFNGREYREETSRKISWGHWFAFFNIIIAILIGSRYAFLIDWPDTLLGKIYFFISLLGHFSFCVFALYLLVIFPLSFIIKNHRTFRGLTVIIATICTTLLLFDTEVFNRFNIHLSSIVWNLLVNPEKGDLSRDWQIFFAPMPIILLIQMLFSRWSWEKLRSLERQKWLKKVGLVLTSTFVATHLIYAWADAFLYRPITMQRSNFPLSYPMTARTFLEKQGFINAETYSQRLEQEGRLDALKIDYPKKDLQFEQVENKPNILVITVSGLRYDALTSEKMPKLFEFATSSTQFTNHYSSGNTNNAGLVGLFYGLNANYTDSILSNHTPSVLIKKLQDEKYQFVAYSSTAFKDSLFKQALFRNVKLPKVKASSPKEARNGVLSLLKNDKPWFAYVDLDITDKTEENYTKSLADIDQQIDETLASVSLENTIVIITAEHGTTFNKLDEKEQENYFGRDEIQVPFIVYWKDLPVQEVSKLTSHTDLLPALMSSIFKVKNPVSDYAQGRNLFELNGDPWVLASNFRWNVIIQPDGTQYHIDRKGNYKKFDRTYTEQSSSRPPLGLFLEVFKQERSFINK; translated from the coding sequence ATGTTTTGGTTTAAAAAGAGCAAATTCAACGGACGTGAATACCGTGAAGAAACCTCACGAAAAATTTCGTGGGGACATTGGTTTGCTTTTTTTAACATTATCATCGCCATTCTTATTGGTAGTCGTTACGCCTTTCTCATTGACTGGCCAGACACCTTACTCGGCAAAATTTATTTCTTTATTAGCTTATTAGGCCATTTCAGTTTTTGTGTTTTTGCCCTGTATTTGCTGGTTATTTTTCCGCTGAGCTTTATCATCAAAAATCACCGCACTTTCCGTGGACTAACGGTAATTATTGCCACGATTTGCACCACTTTATTGCTGTTTGATACAGAAGTGTTTAATCGCTTCAATATCCACCTTTCTTCTATCGTTTGGAATTTATTAGTGAATCCTGAAAAGGGCGATCTTTCACGAGATTGGCAAATTTTCTTTGCACCGATGCCGATTATTTTGCTAATCCAAATGCTTTTCTCCCGTTGGAGTTGGGAAAAATTACGTAGCTTAGAACGTCAAAAATGGCTGAAGAAAGTCGGATTAGTGCTGACATCTACTTTTGTTGCAACACATTTAATTTACGCTTGGGCGGATGCATTTTTATATCGTCCGATTACCATGCAACGCTCAAATTTCCCACTTTCTTATCCAATGACTGCTCGAACCTTTTTGGAAAAACAAGGATTTATTAATGCGGAAACATACTCTCAGCGCTTAGAGCAAGAAGGGCGTTTAGATGCATTAAAAATTGATTATCCGAAAAAAGACCTGCAGTTTGAGCAAGTTGAGAACAAACCAAATATCCTCGTGATTACCGTTTCAGGCTTACGTTATGATGCGCTGACTAGTGAGAAAATGCCTAAATTGTTTGAGTTTGCCACAAGTTCAACTCAATTTACGAATCATTACAGTAGTGGTAATACGAACAATGCAGGCTTAGTAGGCTTATTCTATGGACTGAATGCAAATTATACGGACAGTATTTTGAGTAATCACACACCGTCGGTATTAATTAAAAAGCTACAAGATGAGAAATATCAATTTGTCGCTTATTCGTCTACGGCATTTAAAGATAGCTTATTTAAACAAGCCTTATTCCGTAATGTAAAATTGCCTAAAGTGAAAGCCTCTTCGCCAAAAGAAGCGAGAAATGGTGTTTTATCACTCTTAAAAAATGATAAGCCTTGGTTTGCTTATGTGGATTTAGATATTACGGATAAAACAGAAGAAAATTACACCAAATCGCTTGCAGATATAGACCAACAGATTGATGAAACCTTAGCATCAGTTTCTTTAGAAAATACGATTGTCATTATTACTGCAGAACATGGAACAACGTTTAATAAGCTAGATGAAAAAGAGCAAGAAAACTATTTTGGTCGTGATGAAATCCAAGTGCCGTTTATTGTTTACTGGAAAGATTTACCGGTGCAAGAAGTCTCTAAATTAACGAGCCATACTGATTTATTACCAGCATTGATGTCATCAATCTTTAAAGTGAAAAATCCTGTTTCAGATTATGCACAAGGCCGTAATTTATTTGAGCTTAATGGCGATCCTTGGGTGTTGGCATCGAATTTCCGTTGGAATGTCATTATTCAGCCCGATGGCACACAGTATCACATTGATCGCAAAGGAAACTATAAGAAATTTGACCGCACTTATACGGAGCAATCTTCTAGCCGCCCACCACTTGGGTTGTTCTTGGAAGTTTTCAAACAAGAGCGTTCTTTTATCAATAAATAG
- a CDS encoding amidohydrolase family protein, translating to MRNHVRSFKTFIRDEIIKKGGWVNAHAHADRAFTMTPEKIGIYHNSNLQQKWDLVDEVKRTSSVDDYYARFCQSIELMISQGVTAFGTFVDIDPICEDRAIIAAHKAREVYKHDIILKFANQTLKGVIEPEARKWFDIGSDMVDMIGGLPYRDELDYGRGLEAMDILLDAAKSRGIMCHVHVDQFNSPKEKETEQLCDKTIEHGMEGRVVAIHGISIGAHSKEYRYKLYEKMRQAKMMMIACPMAWIDSNRKEDLMPFHNALTPADEMIPEGITVALGTDNICDYMVPLCEGDLWQELSLLAAGCRFPHLDAMVDIASINGRKVLGLEPI from the coding sequence ATGAGAAATCACGTTCGTAGCTTTAAAACGTTTATTCGAGACGAAATTATTAAAAAAGGTGGCTGGGTTAATGCCCATGCTCACGCAGATCGTGCTTTTACAATGACACCCGAAAAAATTGGCATTTATCACAATAGTAATCTTCAACAAAAATGGGATTTAGTGGACGAAGTTAAACGTACATCAAGTGTTGATGATTATTACGCCCGTTTCTGTCAATCGATTGAGCTGATGATTTCCCAAGGGGTGACGGCATTTGGTACTTTTGTAGATATTGACCCGATTTGTGAAGACCGAGCCATCATTGCTGCGCACAAAGCTCGCGAAGTCTATAAACATGACATTATTTTGAAATTTGCAAATCAGACCTTAAAAGGGGTGATTGAGCCAGAAGCACGCAAATGGTTTGATATTGGTTCGGATATGGTGGATATGATTGGAGGCTTGCCTTATCGCGATGAGCTTGATTATGGGCGCGGCCTTGAAGCAATGGATATTTTACTTGATGCGGCTAAATCTCGCGGCATTATGTGTCATGTACACGTGGACCAATTTAACTCTCCGAAAGAAAAAGAAACCGAACAGCTGTGTGATAAAACCATTGAACATGGTATGGAAGGGAGAGTAGTGGCAATCCATGGTATTTCCATTGGTGCACATAGCAAAGAATACCGCTATAAGCTTTATGAAAAAATGCGTCAGGCAAAAATGATGATGATTGCTTGCCCAATGGCCTGGATTGATAGTAACCGAAAAGAAGATTTGATGCCCTTCCATAATGCGTTGACACCGGCAGATGAAATGATTCCGGAAGGAATTACAGTCGCGTTAGGTACGGATAATATCTGTGATTATATGGTGCCACTTTGTGAAGGGGATTTATGGCAAGAACTAAGCTTGCTGGCTGCGGGCTGTCGTTTCCCTCATCTTGATGCAATGGTTGATATTGCCAGTATCAATGGACGCAAAGTGTTAGGTTTAGAGCCGATTTAA
- the gltX gene encoding glutamate--tRNA ligase has protein sequence MKIDPPFELDPNVKVRTRFAPSPTGYLHVGGARTALYSWLFAKHNNGEFVLRIEDTDLERSTPEATAAIIEGMEWLNLAWEHGPYYQTKRFDRYNQVIDEMIEQGLAYRCYCSKERLDELRHTQEQNKEKPRYDRHCLHDHNHAADEPHVVRFKNPTEGSVVFDDAVRGRIEISNSELDDLIIRRTDGSPTYNFCVVVDDWDMGITHVVRGEDHINNTPRQINILKALGAPIPVYAHVSMINGDDGQKLSKRHGAVSVMQYRDDGYLPEALINYLVRLGWGHGDQEIFTREEMIKYFELDHVSKSASAFNTEKLLWLNHHYIRELPPEYVAKHLAWHYKDQGIDTSNGPALTEIVAMLAERCKTLKEMASASRYFFEEFESFDEAAVKKHFKAAAIEPLEKVKEKLTALSSWDLHSTHEAIEQTAAELEVGMGKVGMPLRVAVTGSGQSPSMDVTLVGIGRERVLARIQRAIDFIKSQNA, from the coding sequence ATGAAAATTGATCCTCCTTTTGAATTAGATCCGAATGTAAAAGTACGTACGCGTTTTGCCCCAAGCCCGACAGGTTATTTGCACGTAGGCGGCGCACGTACAGCCCTTTATTCTTGGTTATTTGCAAAACATAACAACGGTGAGTTTGTACTACGTATTGAAGATACCGATTTAGAGCGTTCTACACCGGAAGCAACGGCGGCAATCATTGAAGGGATGGAGTGGTTAAACCTTGCTTGGGAACATGGTCCTTATTATCAAACCAAACGCTTTGATCGTTACAATCAAGTGATTGATGAAATGATTGAGCAAGGCTTGGCTTATCGTTGCTATTGCTCTAAAGAGCGTTTAGATGAACTACGCCATACACAAGAGCAAAACAAAGAAAAACCACGTTATGACCGTCATTGTTTACATGATCACAATCATGCAGCCGATGAGCCACACGTAGTACGTTTTAAAAACCCAACAGAAGGTTCAGTCGTGTTTGATGATGCGGTGCGTGGTCGTATTGAAATCAGCAATAGCGAATTAGATGATTTAATTATTCGTCGTACCGACGGTTCACCAACCTATAACTTCTGTGTAGTGGTGGATGACTGGGATATGGGTATTACTCACGTTGTACGTGGTGAAGACCACATTAACAACACCCCTCGTCAAATTAATATCTTAAAAGCGTTAGGCGCACCAATTCCGGTATATGCACACGTTTCTATGATTAATGGTGATGATGGCCAAAAACTCTCAAAACGTCATGGTGCGGTAAGTGTGATGCAATATCGTGATGACGGTTATTTACCAGAAGCCTTAATCAACTATCTTGTTCGTTTAGGTTGGGGTCATGGTGACCAAGAGATCTTTACGCGTGAAGAAATGATTAAATACTTCGAATTAGATCATGTGAGTAAATCAGCAAGTGCATTTAACACAGAAAAATTATTGTGGTTAAATCACCATTACATCCGTGAATTACCTCCTGAATATGTGGCAAAACACCTTGCATGGCACTATAAAGATCAAGGTATTGATACATCAAATGGTCCAGCATTAACTGAAATCGTGGCGATGCTTGCAGAACGTTGCAAAACCTTAAAAGAAATGGCATCAGCAAGTCGTTATTTCTTCGAAGAGTTTGAAAGTTTTGATGAAGCTGCGGTGAAGAAACACTTTAAAGCAGCGGCGATTGAACCACTTGAAAAAGTGAAAGAAAAATTGACCGCACTTTCTAGCTGGGATTTACATTCTACTCATGAAGCGATTGAACAAACCGCTGCTGAATTAGAAGTAGGGATGGGTAAAGTTGGGATGCCATTACGTGTGGCTGTAACTGGTTCTGGTCAATCACCTTCGATGGACGTGACATTAGTGGGTATCGGCCGTGAACGTGTGTTAGCACGTATCCAACGTGCCATTGATTTTATTAAATCTCAAAACGCTTAA
- the mtgA gene encoding monofunctional biosynthetic peptidoglycan transglycosylase: protein MSKLQKTKRILTALLPLFRPSWWKKNWQRVAWRFSLAILAFFICFRFIPVPFSAYMVQQKIGHLLQLDFSYSIKYDWVSLDEISPNMQLAVIAAEDQKFPHHWGFDFEAIQKAFKFNEKSHRTRGASTISQQTAKNLVLWHGQSWFRKGLEVPTTALMEIFWSKERILEVYLNIAEFGNGIFGVEAASRYYFKKSAKNLTQSEAALLAAVLPNPIIYKVNKPSALVRKKQSWIMGQMNGLGLNYLKEM, encoded by the coding sequence ATGAGCAAGCTACAAAAAACTAAGCGAATTCTAACCGCACTTTTACCTCTTTTTCGCCCCTCTTGGTGGAAAAAAAATTGGCAACGGGTTGCGTGGCGTTTCTCTCTCGCAATCCTGGCGTTTTTCATTTGTTTTCGCTTTATCCCTGTTCCCTTCTCTGCCTATATGGTACAGCAAAAAATCGGGCACTTATTACAATTAGATTTCAGCTATTCAATCAAATATGATTGGGTGAGTCTTGATGAAATCTCACCGAATATGCAGCTTGCGGTGATTGCCGCTGAAGATCAAAAATTCCCCCACCACTGGGGCTTTGATTTTGAGGCGATTCAAAAGGCCTTTAAATTTAATGAAAAATCTCACCGAACCCGAGGTGCTTCAACGATTTCTCAACAAACTGCGAAAAACCTCGTTCTCTGGCATGGACAAAGTTGGTTTCGCAAAGGATTGGAAGTTCCCACAACGGCATTAATGGAAATCTTTTGGTCCAAAGAACGCATTTTAGAAGTCTATTTAAACATCGCTGAGTTTGGTAATGGTATCTTTGGTGTAGAAGCAGCCAGTCGATATTATTTCAAAAAATCAGCAAAGAATTTAACGCAATCAGAAGCGGCATTACTCGCTGCAGTTTTGCCAAACCCTATCATTTATAAAGTGAATAAGCCTAGTGCATTAGTTCGTAAAAAACAAAGTTGGATTATGGGACAAATGAATGGATTAGGCTTGAATTATCTAAAAGAAATGTAG
- the trpR gene encoding trp operon repressor produces the protein MYISRNLEQWNAFLTTLQTAFEQGKAQDFLTLLLTPDERDAVGLRLQIVAQLLDKNLSQREIQQNLNTSAATITRGSNMLKTMDPDFINWVKSQLDEQATKN, from the coding sequence ATGTATATTAGTCGCAATTTAGAACAATGGAATGCTTTTCTCACAACCTTGCAAACCGCATTTGAACAAGGGAAAGCACAAGATTTCTTAACGCTTCTGCTCACGCCTGATGAGCGCGATGCAGTGGGTTTGCGTTTACAAATCGTGGCACAGTTATTAGATAAAAATCTCTCCCAACGAGAGATTCAACAGAATCTCAATACCAGTGCAGCAACCATTACGCGTGGTTCTAATATGCTCAAAACAATGGATCCGGATTTTATAAACTGGGTAAAAAGCCAACTCGATGAGCAAGCTACAAAAAACTAA